In the genome of Spirochaetia bacterium, one region contains:
- the aroF gene encoding 3-deoxy-7-phosphoheptulonate synthase, with protein sequence MIVVLKHNITASQKTAVKKFLIDSGFKVKEIVGQEETVLGAVGRTGIDHRSVELMEGVSKVVPISKPYKLASRELKKEDTIVKVGNVSIGGNRIAVIAGPCAVESEKQIMSIAAEVREAGAVILRGGAFKPRTSPYSFQGLGEEGLKYLRKAGDKYEMPIATEVVSPMDVEMMSHYVDMFQIGARNMQNFELLKTVGRTGMPVLLKRGLAATIEEWLMAAEYLMANGTDQIVLCERGIRTYERATRNTLDCSAIPIVQKLTHLPVIGDPSHATGIRDLVAPMSLALIASGSSGLIVEVHNHPEAALSDGPQSLYPSQFEKLMRDVQTMAPVVGKSLERIPRMLPKGLEEKGKAADLSSMVVSFQGERGAFSELAVRRTFDENAAVLPLKAFEDVFESVMKGDATFGVVPIENTLGGTIFDNIDNLLKYPGIQVVGEQQIRVIHNLIALPSATKDQIKKVYSHPQGLAQCEAYLHNELPQAEAVPFFDTAGAVAFIKKQDDPSLAAIAGAPAAAYYGMKILAQGIESHPSNYTRFYVLSRTENAAFFRSSSNPDKAAMTFSVSDTPGALFEALKVLSQRGLNLKKLESRPIPGKPWEYSFFVETELKDQQIFEQACKEMQQQCTSFRVLGTFKSAE encoded by the coding sequence ATGATTGTAGTACTTAAACATAATATTACCGCATCACAAAAAACGGCGGTTAAGAAATTTCTTATAGACAGTGGTTTCAAAGTCAAAGAAATCGTTGGACAGGAAGAGACTGTTCTTGGTGCTGTCGGCAGGACAGGAATTGATCACCGTTCTGTTGAGCTGATGGAAGGCGTTTCCAAGGTTGTGCCAATCAGCAAACCCTATAAGCTTGCTTCAAGGGAGTTGAAAAAGGAAGACACTATCGTCAAGGTCGGAAATGTCAGCATCGGTGGTAACCGTATTGCAGTCATTGCCGGTCCCTGTGCCGTTGAATCAGAGAAACAGATAATGTCCATTGCTGCAGAAGTCCGTGAAGCCGGTGCAGTCATTCTGCGAGGCGGAGCTTTCAAGCCAAGGACTTCACCGTACTCTTTCCAGGGATTGGGGGAAGAAGGTCTCAAATATCTGCGCAAGGCTGGAGACAAATATGAGATGCCCATTGCAACGGAAGTCGTCAGTCCCATGGATGTTGAAATGATGTCCCATTATGTGGATATGTTTCAGATCGGTGCTAGGAACATGCAGAACTTTGAGTTGCTCAAGACTGTCGGAAGAACCGGCATGCCGGTATTGCTGAAACGAGGTCTTGCCGCAACTATTGAGGAATGGCTGATGGCGGCAGAGTACCTTATGGCAAACGGGACCGACCAGATCGTGCTCTGTGAAAGAGGTATACGGACATACGAACGGGCCACAAGGAATACGTTGGATTGCAGCGCAATTCCGATTGTCCAGAAACTTACGCACCTACCTGTCATCGGGGATCCCAGTCATGCAACAGGTATAAGGGATTTGGTTGCTCCTATGTCTCTGGCTCTCATTGCAAGCGGATCCTCCGGCCTTATTGTCGAAGTCCACAATCATCCGGAGGCTGCGCTCAGCGATGGACCGCAGTCTCTTTATCCTTCCCAGTTTGAAAAGCTGATGAGAGATGTCCAGACGATGGCTCCTGTCGTCGGGAAAAGCCTTGAGAGAATTCCTCGGATGTTGCCGAAAGGTCTTGAGGAGAAAGGAAAGGCTGCTGACCTTTCTTCGATGGTGGTTTCCTTCCAGGGAGAAAGAGGCGCTTTCAGTGAGCTGGCTGTCCGCCGTACTTTTGATGAAAATGCTGCAGTGTTGCCTCTGAAGGCCTTTGAAGATGTGTTTGAGAGTGTCATGAAAGGTGATGCAACATTCGGGGTTGTGCCTATAGAGAATACACTTGGTGGTACAATTTTCGACAACATAGACAACCTCTTGAAATATCCAGGTATCCAAGTAGTCGGAGAACAGCAGATTCGGGTCATTCATAATCTGATTGCCTTGCCTTCGGCAACAAAGGACCAGATCAAGAAAGTCTATTCCCATCCTCAGGGACTGGCACAATGTGAGGCTTACCTTCACAATGAATTGCCACAGGCTGAAGCCGTACCGTTCTTTGATACCGCTGGTGCCGTTGCCTTTATCAAGAAACAGGATGATCCATCTTTGGCTGCCATTGCCGGTGCACCGGCTGCAGCTTACTATGGCATGAAGATCCTCGCTCAGGGCATTGAATCACATCCAAGCAATTATACAAGATTCTATGTTCTTTCCAGGACCGAGAATGCGGCCTTCTTCAGAAGTTCAAGCAATCCGGACAAAGCTGCAATGACTTTTTCTGTCTCTGATACTCCTGGTGCTCTTTTCGAGGCACTTAAGGTACTTTCCCAAAGAGGCCTGAACCTGAAGAAACTTGAATCCCGTCCCATTCCTGGTAAGCCATGGGAGTATTCTTTCTTCGTTGAGACTGAACTGAAAGACCAACAGATTTTTGAACAGGCTTGCAAGGAAATGCAGCAGCAGTGTACGTCTTTCAGGGTGCTTGGTACCTTCAAGTCGGCGGAATAA